One genomic window of Desmospora activa DSM 45169 includes the following:
- a CDS encoding PTS fructose transporter subunit IIC, with amino-acid sequence MKKLIAVTGCPTGIAHTYMAAESLQRAAQVKDVEIKVETRGATGVENRLTEEDILEAHAVILSADVDVEEERFVDKPIVRVALREAIKEGERIIEEALAQEDAPEQTKVEKEPDSTPAPSAKKKSGTGFYQHLMNGVSFMLPLVVAGGLIIALSFTFGIHAAEEEGSLAAQLMQIGGGSAFALMVPVLAGFIAYSIADKAGLAPGLVGGMLASHTGAGFLGGIVAGFLAGYLAQWLKKVIRLPRTLEGLKPIMIIPFVATLAVGLLMVYVIGTPVKGIMDGLTAWLQGLGTGNAALLGLLLGAMMAVDMGGPVNKAAYTFGVGLLGSGIEGPMAAVMVAGMTPPLGIWLATLLAKQKFNREEREAGKAAGVMGLAFITEGAIPFAAADPLRVIPSCIAGSAIAGAIAMGLGSTLAAPHGGIFVLPIPHAVGNLGMFVLALAVGTVVTATLLMLLKKKVTTDQTTTV; translated from the coding sequence GTGAAAAAGTTAATTGCTGTAACCGGCTGCCCAACAGGAATCGCTCATACTTATATGGCGGCGGAATCCTTGCAGCGGGCAGCCCAAGTGAAAGACGTTGAGATAAAAGTGGAGACCCGTGGGGCGACAGGAGTGGAAAATCGTCTGACGGAAGAGGATATTCTGGAAGCGCATGCGGTCATTTTATCCGCTGATGTCGATGTCGAAGAGGAGCGATTTGTCGATAAGCCGATAGTACGGGTGGCGTTGCGTGAGGCGATCAAAGAGGGAGAGCGCATTATCGAAGAGGCGTTGGCCCAGGAAGACGCACCGGAGCAAACGAAGGTGGAGAAAGAACCGGATTCCACCCCTGCTCCGTCGGCGAAAAAGAAATCCGGCACCGGTTTTTATCAGCATCTGATGAACGGGGTTTCCTTTATGCTTCCGCTGGTGGTAGCGGGAGGCCTGATTATTGCGTTATCCTTTACTTTTGGTATTCATGCTGCTGAAGAAGAGGGTTCACTTGCTGCTCAATTGATGCAAATTGGCGGTGGAAGCGCCTTCGCCCTCATGGTGCCGGTGTTGGCCGGGTTTATCGCTTATTCCATCGCCGACAAAGCAGGGTTGGCGCCTGGATTGGTCGGCGGGATGCTGGCTTCCCATACCGGAGCCGGTTTTCTCGGTGGGATTGTAGCCGGATTTCTCGCCGGTTATCTGGCACAGTGGCTGAAAAAAGTGATTCGCTTACCGCGAACGTTGGAAGGCTTAAAACCGATTATGATTATTCCCTTTGTCGCCACCCTGGCGGTAGGATTGTTGATGGTGTATGTGATCGGTACTCCTGTCAAAGGAATCATGGATGGCCTAACCGCCTGGTTACAGGGATTGGGTACCGGTAACGCTGCTTTGCTGGGGTTACTGTTGGGAGCGATGATGGCGGTGGATATGGGTGGTCCTGTCAACAAAGCAGCCTATACCTTTGGTGTGGGTCTGTTGGGAAGCGGAATTGAAGGACCAATGGCTGCCGTGATGGTGGCGGGGATGACTCCTCCCTTGGGGATCTGGCTGGCTACGTTGTTGGCGAAACAGAAGTTTAACCGTGAGGAACGAGAAGCGGGTAAAGCCGCCGGTGTGATGGGACTCGCCTTTATCACCGAAGGTGCGATCCCCTTCGCCGCTGCCGATCCTCTTCGCGTTATTCCTTCCTGTATCGCCGGATCCGCTATCGCAGGCGCTATCGCGATGGGACTGGGCAGTACCCTGGCCGCTCCTCATGGCGGTATCTTTGTCCTGCCGATTCCCCATGCCGTCGGTAACCTGGGGATGTTTGTTCTAGCGCTGGCGGTTGGAACGGTGGTAACTGCTACATTGCTGATGTTATTGAAGAAAAAGGTAACGACGGATCAGACGACTACTGTTTAA
- a CDS encoding ArsR/SmtB family transcription factor — protein sequence MTDHESNPIHPYDPLDEETLFIVTQTFKALSDPTRVRILHLLADREISVTEIAETLSLSQSTVSHQLRFLKNLRLVKFRRAGTTIYYSPEDQHVMNLLKQSINHALHD from the coding sequence ATGACCGATCATGAATCCAATCCAATCCACCCCTATGATCCGTTGGACGAAGAGACATTATTTATCGTAACGCAGACATTTAAAGCGTTGTCTGACCCGACGCGGGTGCGCATCCTGCATCTGCTGGCGGACCGGGAAATCTCCGTGACCGAGATTGCCGAGACACTGTCTCTTTCTCAATCGACGGTTTCCCATCAGTTACGCTTTCTGAAAAATCTACGCTTGGTCAAATTCCGGCGAGCGGGTACCACCATCTATTACTCCCCTGAGGATCAACATGTGATGAACCTGTTGAAGCAATCGATCAACCACGCCCTTCATGATTAA
- a CDS encoding GerAB/ArcD/ProY family transporter, with protein sequence MEKAKIDLYQFFTLVVLHIVGTSLVVGLWTKAEQDAWLTILLGMTICLPLIPLYIYFHHRYPTLPLTGYARIILGKPLGTLLGYLYIIYFLYGAARNLRDLADLLILSTMENLPLLITMVLMMLVLIYVLYLGIEVVARLGEIYFVVIMLFGAFAVMLIFASGIVDTDRLQPMLENGWTAVLKLALPYHIIPFAEIIVFTMILPYVNRPQSVIKMGLWAVIFSGILHSLMAVLTIAVLGADLAVRSTFPLLTMVNIINVADVFQNMEIISVFILINGVFFRIALYFYSALIGLADLANMPKNRLVFPVGVAILLLGWIVADSFTEHMEAGWVVIPYIHLPFTILIPLLLWVVSLIRNRKKPLTIGTSESGKGSG encoded by the coding sequence TTGGAAAAAGCAAAAATCGACCTTTACCAGTTTTTTACCTTGGTCGTTTTGCATATCGTTGGAACCTCTTTGGTCGTGGGACTGTGGACAAAGGCAGAACAGGACGCTTGGTTGACCATCCTGCTCGGCATGACCATTTGCCTTCCATTGATCCCGCTTTACATCTACTTTCACCATCGATATCCGACCCTTCCCCTCACGGGATATGCCCGAATCATTCTCGGCAAGCCCTTGGGAACGCTACTGGGCTATCTGTACATCATCTATTTCCTGTACGGGGCAGCTCGGAATTTACGGGATCTAGCTGACCTTCTCATCCTGTCCACCATGGAGAACTTACCGTTGTTAATCACCATGGTGCTGATGATGCTGGTCCTCATCTACGTCCTTTATCTAGGAATCGAAGTGGTGGCACGGCTAGGAGAAATCTATTTTGTTGTCATCATGCTATTCGGCGCGTTTGCGGTGATGTTAATATTTGCCTCTGGGATTGTAGATACCGATCGTCTGCAACCCATGTTGGAAAATGGATGGACAGCCGTGTTGAAACTCGCTCTTCCTTACCACATTATCCCTTTTGCTGAGATCATCGTATTTACGATGATTCTCCCCTATGTAAACCGACCCCAGTCCGTAATAAAAATGGGTCTGTGGGCAGTCATCTTTAGTGGTATTCTCCATTCCCTTATGGCCGTCCTCACGATCGCGGTGTTGGGTGCCGATCTTGCGGTGCGGTCCACCTTTCCGCTGCTGACCATGGTCAATATCATCAATGTAGCGGATGTTTTCCAAAACATGGAGATCATCTCTGTCTTCATTTTGATCAACGGGGTGTTTTTTCGGATCGCCCTTTACTTTTATAGCGCGTTAATCGGTTTGGCCGATCTGGCTAACATGCCGAAAAACCGGTTGGTGTTTCCGGTGGGAGTCGCGATCCTGCTTTTAGGCTGGATCGTAGCGGATAGCTTTACGGAGCATATGGAAGCGGGATGGGTCGTCATTCCGTATATTCATTTGCCCTTTACGATCCTGATCCCACTTCTTTTATGGGTCGTATCCCTGATCCGGAATCGCAAAAAACCGCTTACGATCGGGACGAGCGAATCTGGGAAAGGATCGGGGTGA
- a CDS encoding heavy metal translocating P-type ATPase has product MTEYRLKGLSCPDCAADLERSLQQLPYGDTAKISYGSGTLQVDERADLKQVKSALSKDGVTLVPPASSDDGRDQDQDHSDIGRNLKIGLITATALYLLALLLEGTVNQGLLIGFYLAAMAISGYKTFRKGVINLVRFRFTIDTLMTVALIGAIAIGEWKEGTLVAILFGLNEYLEGLGMERARRSLEKLMQVAPRQATLITASGERVVPIQELKADDLVLVRPGEKIPSDGVVATGRSSVNEAAITGESLPTEKLAGEKVFGGSINNEGVLRIRIEKAYENSTISRILQLVKEAQNAKTPTEQFINRFARYYTPLIMALAALVMTVPPLFTGAAWGSWIYQGLAVLIVGCPCALILSSPVANLAGITRNARNGVLVKGSAHLEQLGRLRSIAFDKTGTLTKGRPHVEEMVQYHSDFLKIAGAIEKNSSHPLAQAVIEKVKAEGVPLLEAEALDTLVGQGVTAVIDGKEYWAGNERALSHLTFPAEVERDINRLKEKGFTLVLIADDEKVLGLFGLADEIRVESIEVIGALHAAGITETVMLTGDHPRTAEKVAKAIGITTVHASLLPEDKVAHVKALTAQGKTAMVGDGINDSPALASADLGIAMGKGTDSAIEIADVVLMQDHLGKLPAAIRIARRVNKIIRLNITLALGLKLLALLLTIPGWLTLWIAILSDMGATILVTVISLSILWQRKQTKTTTTALF; this is encoded by the coding sequence ATGACGGAGTATCGGCTAAAAGGATTGTCTTGCCCGGATTGTGCTGCTGACTTGGAACGGTCGCTTCAGCAACTTCCCTACGGCGACACGGCCAAAATCTCATATGGAAGTGGAACGCTCCAAGTGGATGAACGAGCCGACCTCAAGCAGGTGAAGTCGGCTCTCTCCAAGGATGGAGTTACATTGGTACCCCCCGCTAGCAGTGACGATGGTCGCGATCAAGACCAAGATCACAGCGATATCGGCAGGAACCTCAAAATTGGACTGATCACGGCGACGGCACTTTATTTGCTCGCCCTTTTGTTGGAGGGAACCGTCAATCAGGGGCTTTTGATCGGTTTCTACTTGGCCGCCATGGCAATCAGCGGTTATAAAACCTTTCGCAAAGGGGTAATCAATCTTGTTCGTTTCCGCTTTACGATCGATACGTTGATGACCGTTGCTCTAATCGGGGCTATTGCCATCGGAGAATGGAAAGAGGGCACCTTGGTCGCCATTCTGTTTGGATTAAACGAATATCTGGAAGGGTTAGGAATGGAACGGGCACGTCGCTCCCTGGAGAAGTTGATGCAGGTGGCGCCACGTCAGGCTACCCTAATCACAGCGAGCGGGGAGCGAGTTGTGCCCATCCAAGAGCTGAAGGCGGATGATCTCGTGCTCGTCCGACCTGGGGAAAAAATCCCTTCTGACGGGGTAGTAGCCACTGGACGCAGTTCCGTCAATGAAGCGGCCATTACCGGGGAATCCTTGCCGACGGAGAAATTGGCGGGGGAGAAGGTGTTTGGAGGTAGTATCAACAACGAAGGTGTTCTCCGTATCCGGATTGAAAAAGCGTATGAGAATTCAACCATTTCCCGTATTCTGCAACTGGTCAAAGAAGCGCAAAACGCAAAAACGCCGACGGAGCAGTTTATCAATCGTTTTGCCCGTTATTACACCCCGCTTATTATGGCTCTTGCCGCCTTGGTAATGACGGTGCCGCCGCTGTTTACAGGAGCTGCTTGGGGTTCGTGGATTTATCAAGGGTTGGCTGTCTTGATTGTCGGCTGCCCCTGTGCCCTAATCCTCTCCTCCCCTGTTGCCAATCTCGCTGGCATTACCCGCAATGCGCGCAACGGGGTCCTGGTTAAGGGGTCCGCCCATTTGGAGCAATTGGGTAGACTGCGCTCGATTGCCTTTGATAAGACAGGTACCCTGACCAAAGGTCGTCCCCATGTGGAAGAAATGGTGCAATACCATTCGGATTTTCTCAAAATTGCAGGCGCAATTGAGAAAAACTCTTCCCATCCTCTGGCCCAGGCAGTGATCGAGAAGGTAAAAGCGGAAGGGGTGCCACTGCTGGAAGCGGAAGCGTTGGATACCCTTGTCGGTCAAGGGGTAACGGCGGTGATCGACGGGAAAGAATACTGGGCCGGAAACGAGCGGGCTCTCTCCCATTTGACCTTCCCTGCTGAGGTAGAGAGGGATATTAACAGGCTGAAGGAGAAGGGGTTTACCCTGGTCTTGATCGCTGATGACGAGAAAGTGCTGGGGTTGTTTGGACTCGCCGATGAGATTCGGGTAGAGAGTATCGAAGTGATTGGCGCCCTTCACGCTGCAGGGATTACAGAAACGGTCATGTTGACAGGAGACCATCCCCGTACAGCGGAAAAGGTGGCGAAAGCGATCGGAATTACCACCGTCCATGCGAGCCTTCTCCCGGAAGACAAGGTAGCACATGTAAAAGCACTTACCGCACAGGGGAAAACCGCAATGGTCGGCGATGGGATCAACGATTCTCCCGCCCTCGCTTCCGCCGATTTGGGCATTGCTATGGGCAAAGGGACCGACAGTGCCATTGAGATTGCCGATGTGGTTCTGATGCAGGATCATCTGGGTAAACTGCCGGCGGCGATTCGGATCGCCCGCCGCGTTAATAAGATTATCCGGCTAAATATCACCCTCGCCCTCGGTTTAAAGCTGCTTGCGCTGTTATTGACCATCCCCGGCTGGCTCACCCTGTGGATCGCCATCCTGTCCGATATGGGGGCGACGATTTTGGTTACAGTGATCAGTCTGAGCATCCTGTGGCAACGAAAGCAGACTAAAACCACTACAACTGCTTTGTTTTAA
- a CDS encoding iron-containing alcohol dehydrogenase produces MDNFTYHNPTRLIFGQGQLESLKEEIPADARRVLLIYGGGSIKRNGLYDQVVSLLQQTGKEVYELAGVEPNPRLSTVHRGVQLCRDHQIDFLLAVGGGSVIDCTKAIAVGAFYDGDVWEIIAKRDVASGALPFGTVLTLAATGSEMNPGSVITNWEAQEKLGWGSPFTYPRFSILDPAHTLTVPRDQTVYGAVDIMSHALEQYFHRSPNTPLVERFTESILTTVIETTPKLVDDLENLELRETILYAGTMALNGTLSMGTRGDWSTHRIEHAVSAVYDIPHGGGLAILFPQWIRHTALHDPSKAKQLAVNVFGVDPSGKTDHAVAAEGVERLRAFWDSLGAPNRLADYDIDDSQLERMVDQTMLGAESFGRYQTLTREDVTAILRASL; encoded by the coding sequence ATGGACAATTTTACATATCATAACCCTACTCGCCTAATCTTTGGCCAGGGGCAGCTGGAATCGTTAAAAGAAGAAATCCCCGCCGACGCCCGGCGGGTACTCCTGATTTATGGAGGCGGCAGTATCAAGCGAAACGGACTGTACGATCAAGTGGTCAGCCTGCTTCAGCAAACAGGCAAAGAAGTGTATGAACTGGCCGGGGTAGAACCCAACCCCCGCCTCAGCACCGTCCACCGCGGTGTACAACTGTGCCGGGATCATCAAATCGATTTTCTGCTGGCCGTCGGCGGTGGCAGCGTGATCGACTGCACCAAAGCGATTGCCGTCGGTGCGTTCTATGACGGCGACGTTTGGGAGATTATCGCCAAACGGGATGTCGCCTCTGGTGCTCTACCCTTTGGCACGGTGCTGACACTGGCCGCCACCGGTTCTGAGATGAACCCCGGTTCCGTCATCACCAACTGGGAAGCACAGGAGAAGCTGGGCTGGGGTTCGCCCTTCACTTATCCGCGTTTCTCCATCTTAGACCCTGCCCACACCCTTACCGTGCCACGTGATCAGACTGTGTACGGTGCCGTCGATATCATGTCGCACGCCCTGGAACAATATTTTCATCGTTCACCTAATACACCGTTGGTGGAACGTTTTACCGAATCGATCCTGACGACAGTGATTGAAACGACACCCAAACTGGTGGATGATCTGGAAAACTTGGAACTGCGGGAAACTATCCTATATGCCGGCACCATGGCTTTAAACGGCACTCTCTCCATGGGAACACGCGGGGACTGGAGCACCCACCGCATCGAACACGCGGTATCAGCGGTATACGATATTCCCCACGGCGGGGGCTTGGCGATTCTGTTCCCACAATGGATCCGCCATACCGCCCTACACGACCCCAGCAAAGCGAAACAGTTAGCCGTCAACGTCTTTGGTGTCGATCCCAGTGGTAAAACCGATCATGCCGTCGCCGCAGAAGGGGTGGAGCGCCTGCGCGCTTTCTGGGATTCTCTCGGCGCTCCCAATCGTCTCGCCGATTATGATATCGACGATTCGCAATTGGAGCGGATGGTGGATCAAACCATGCTGGGCGCCGAATCCTTTGGGCGCTATCAAACCCTCACCCGCGAGGATGTTACAGCGATTCTACGGGCGTCTTTATAA
- the pfkB gene encoding 1-phosphofructokinase: MTSTERILTITLNPALDKTINLPLLAPGEVNRAQSIRVDPGGKGINVSRALALWGGDTLAAGLLGKENSRLLINRLEKLSIPTSFVEVDGETRTNLKMVETESNRVTDLNEPGFTVSDQDLKHLKRQYVEWLEQASWVILSGSLPPGTPTDWYRDLIQEARSRDKQVVLDSSGEALRKGIEAAPTVVKPNREELEDFLGRPIQGDEDLLKAARAWLYQGVEWVVVSLGADGAWFVTMDGIYRTYPPRVSEAHPVGAGDAMVAGLVWGLYHEMPPANIARWATASGVHAASKPGTQFGNHAEVNRWMEQVTLKRWD, translated from the coding sequence ATGACATCGACTGAGCGTATACTGACGATCACCTTAAACCCAGCTCTGGACAAGACGATAAATCTGCCGCTGTTGGCGCCTGGGGAAGTAAACCGGGCGCAATCGATCCGGGTAGACCCCGGTGGCAAAGGGATCAATGTTTCCCGTGCCCTCGCTTTATGGGGGGGTGATACTTTGGCTGCCGGTTTGCTCGGCAAAGAAAATAGTCGATTGCTGATCAACCGTTTGGAAAAGTTGAGTATCCCCACTTCTTTTGTGGAAGTGGATGGGGAAACCCGAACCAATCTCAAAATGGTAGAAACGGAATCCAATCGGGTCACCGATTTAAATGAGCCGGGGTTTACCGTCAGTGATCAAGATTTAAAACACCTGAAACGACAATATGTCGAGTGGTTGGAACAAGCTTCATGGGTCATCCTTTCCGGTAGTCTTCCACCGGGGACGCCTACTGATTGGTACCGTGATTTAATCCAGGAAGCCCGTTCACGTGATAAGCAGGTGGTATTGGATTCTTCCGGCGAGGCATTGCGGAAAGGGATAGAAGCGGCTCCGACAGTGGTTAAGCCGAATCGCGAAGAGTTGGAGGACTTCCTCGGTAGGCCGATCCAAGGGGATGAAGATCTGTTAAAAGCGGCCCGCGCTTGGCTGTACCAGGGAGTGGAATGGGTGGTCGTCTCCTTGGGAGCGGATGGAGCCTGGTTTGTAACGATGGACGGCATTTATCGAACGTATCCGCCGCGAGTGAGCGAAGCCCATCCCGTCGGTGCCGGGGATGCGATGGTGGCGGGGCTGGTATGGGGGTTGTATCATGAGATGCCGCCAGCGAATATCGCTCGCTGGGCCACTGCATCGGGAGTCCATGCCGCGTCAAAACCGGGTACTCAGTTTGGGAACCATGCAGAAGTTAACCGCTGGATGGAACAGGTGACGCTGAAACGGTGGGATTGA
- the udk gene encoding uridine kinase, whose translation MMNRPIIIGVAGGSGSGKTTVARNICERFADSVALIEQDAYYNDQSHLTMEERIDTNYDHPLAFDHALLAQHLRQLLQRQPIQKPVYDYTLYTRSPKSILVEPKDVIILEGILILEDERLRELMDIKVFVDTDADVRILRRLERDIKTRERSLDSVIQQYLTVVRPMHQQFIEPSKRYADLIIPEGGYNQVAINLLVNQIQTIVSRSSHLS comes from the coding sequence GTGATGAATCGTCCCATTATCATCGGAGTTGCCGGTGGCAGCGGTTCCGGCAAAACAACGGTTGCCCGCAATATCTGTGAGCGATTTGCCGACTCTGTCGCCTTGATTGAACAGGATGCCTACTACAACGACCAAAGTCACCTCACGATGGAGGAGCGGATCGATACCAATTATGATCATCCTCTCGCGTTTGATCATGCGTTGTTGGCACAACATCTACGCCAACTGTTGCAACGACAGCCCATCCAAAAACCGGTATACGATTATACGCTGTATACAAGGTCTCCCAAAAGTATCCTCGTCGAGCCCAAAGATGTGATCATTCTGGAAGGGATTTTGATTTTGGAGGATGAGCGGCTGCGGGAGTTGATGGATATTAAAGTATTTGTCGACACGGACGCCGATGTTCGCATTTTGCGGCGGTTGGAACGGGATATCAAAACGCGTGAGCGCAGCCTTGACTCTGTCATTCAGCAATATTTAACGGTCGTACGCCCCATGCACCAACAGTTTATCGAACCGAGCAAACGATACGCCGATCTGATCATACCCGAAGGGGGTTATAATCAGGTGGCGATCAACCTCTTGGTCAACCAGATTCAAACCATCGTTTCTCGAAGCTCTCATCTCTCCTAA
- a CDS encoding Ger(x)C family spore germination protein: MSNVILKRWITVIVVVSMLTTGCWGRRELNELGIMVGIGVDLIKPGLYRVTYQEVNPSGVSPQGGGGSAAPINTFSTTGPTLGVANRKTAQKISRRILTPHVKILVIGEKAAREEGITKIMDLIERDDKFRWNAQLLIAKDDTAENILKVLTPIQKISALRLSQQVAMGEELWGEDVAINAMDAAHAIASAGMEPAIGGVELKGNPNEGAKDTNITNSAPPAHIDLNGMAIFKGDRLKHWMRESESRGLTWALNKVSSTIVVIDCPQNKPEPINIEILRAQSKLEPEIDGKKPRFHIKIRTEGKVAEVHCAADLDNRAIIERLEERTAQAIKKDIEAAVKVAQKHKSDIFGFGEAVHRSDPKKWDKLKKNWNNRFAESDVVVEVEALLRGTGLISNRVKKKG, from the coding sequence GTGAGTAATGTGATTCTTAAAAGGTGGATTACAGTCATCGTGGTCGTCTCGATGCTGACAACCGGTTGCTGGGGGCGACGTGAACTAAACGAACTGGGAATTATGGTCGGCATCGGGGTCGATCTGATCAAACCGGGATTGTACCGGGTTACCTACCAAGAAGTCAATCCATCCGGTGTCTCTCCACAGGGAGGGGGAGGATCGGCAGCCCCGATCAATACCTTTTCCACAACGGGACCGACGCTGGGTGTCGCCAACCGTAAAACGGCTCAGAAAATCTCGCGCCGGATTTTGACTCCCCATGTAAAAATACTGGTAATCGGGGAGAAAGCGGCCCGAGAAGAAGGGATTACAAAAATTATGGATTTGATCGAACGGGATGATAAATTTCGTTGGAACGCACAGTTACTCATTGCCAAGGACGACACAGCGGAAAACATTCTTAAAGTCTTAACCCCTATTCAAAAGATCTCGGCATTGCGATTATCGCAGCAGGTGGCAATGGGAGAAGAATTGTGGGGAGAAGATGTTGCCATCAATGCAATGGATGCCGCCCATGCGATTGCCAGTGCCGGGATGGAACCCGCCATTGGCGGAGTCGAATTAAAAGGCAATCCGAATGAGGGGGCTAAGGATACCAATATAACCAACTCCGCTCCGCCCGCCCATATCGACTTAAACGGAATGGCAATCTTCAAAGGAGACCGGCTCAAACATTGGATGAGAGAATCGGAGTCTCGTGGCTTGACCTGGGCTCTCAATAAAGTTAGCTCAACCATTGTCGTTATCGATTGCCCCCAAAACAAACCCGAACCGATCAATATCGAAATACTGCGTGCACAATCCAAACTAGAGCCGGAAATCGATGGGAAAAAGCCACGTTTTCACATCAAGATCCGTACAGAAGGAAAAGTTGCGGAGGTGCACTGTGCAGCTGACTTAGATAATCGAGCAATCATTGAGCGATTGGAAGAACGGACCGCCCAAGCGATCAAAAAGGACATAGAAGCAGCAGTAAAAGTGGCCCAAAAACATAAAAGCGATATTTTCGGCTTTGGTGAGGCCGTCCATCGCTCCGATCCCAAAAAATGGGATAAACTGAAAAAGAACTGGAACAACCGATTCGCCGAAAGTGATGTCGTTGTTGAGGTGGAAGCATTGCTACGCGGTACAGGGTTGATATCGAACCGTGTGAAAAAGAAGGGGTGA
- a CDS encoding DeoR/GlpR family DNA-binding transcription regulator gives MIVAMFAEERKQQILHYLAQQDRASVGELSEAFDVSEVTIRRDLKELEQEGLLRRTHGGALSNRTETAFEPSMIEKESAYAEEKERIAQQAYALIQPGETLLLDSGTTVHALARLLLSSEGVKVVTNSNPVLQTLSQVESIELISTGGMVRSSMQSMVGPFAEQVLQSLHVDRLFLGMNGIHLERGLTTPHLLEARIKQQMIQAAREVVLLCDSSKLGQTAFTHVAPLQAVHRLITDKGASPDIVREMEEQGVEVILT, from the coding sequence GTGATTGTAGCGATGTTCGCAGAAGAGCGAAAGCAACAGATTCTTCATTATCTTGCACAACAGGATCGTGCTTCGGTGGGTGAGTTGAGTGAGGCCTTCGATGTATCTGAGGTAACGATACGGCGGGATCTAAAGGAGTTAGAACAGGAGGGATTGTTACGGCGAACACATGGAGGGGCATTATCCAATCGCACGGAGACGGCATTTGAACCCAGTATGATAGAAAAGGAATCCGCTTATGCCGAGGAAAAAGAACGAATCGCTCAGCAGGCATACGCATTGATTCAACCGGGAGAGACATTGTTGTTGGATTCCGGAACCACCGTCCATGCACTGGCTCGCTTGTTGCTTTCCAGCGAAGGGGTAAAAGTGGTGACCAATTCTAACCCTGTTTTGCAAACGCTTTCCCAGGTGGAGAGCATCGAACTGATCAGTACAGGAGGAATGGTACGGTCCAGCATGCAGTCGATGGTGGGTCCTTTTGCGGAACAAGTGTTGCAATCGCTTCATGTGGATCGCCTTTTTCTAGGGATGAACGGTATTCATCTAGAGCGGGGGCTTACCACTCCCCATCTGCTGGAAGCCCGAATCAAACAACAAATGATTCAAGCAGCGCGGGAGGTTGTACTCCTCTGCGACTCCAGCAAGTTGGGACAGACGGCCTTTACACATGTAGCTCCATTACAGGCAGTCCACCGCCTGATTACAGACAAAGGGGCATCACCGGACATCGTCCGTGAAATGGAAGAACAAGGGGTGGAGGTGATTTTAACATGA